The genomic interval GCGCAACAGGTCCCGGATCAGGTCGGCGGTGATCTCGATCGCGGTATGGGTCACGCGAGACCACGATAGCCCGGGCGGCGAATCACCGTGGGAATGCCGGGTGGGCGGAGCAGGGGCCGCTGTGTCGAGGGGTTCGGGCGATGACGGTCAGCAGGATTTGGGGGATGTCCAGCCAGCCGGGTGCGGTGGACATGTGGTGCGCGGCGCGGAGGTCGGCGGGTGATACGTCGAGGTGGTCGTGGGTGGATTCGATGCCGTTCCACCATTGATCCTGGGTGCCGCCGCCGAGGCGGATCGGCAGCGCGTGTACCTGGATGTCGGTGAGTGCCAGTCTGGTCAGGAGCGCCGGCACGGTGCGGATCCAGGTCAGTGCCGCGCCGGTGTGCACGGCGTGATCGTGATAGGCCGCCAGCACTCGGCCCAGGACGGCGTCCGGCGCGGCGGCGTCGTCGAGTTGATAGGGCTCGGTGAGCATCAGGACGCCGCCCGGGCGCAGCATGGTGGCCGCGGTCGCCACAATGGTGTTGCGAGCCGCGGCCTTACCGAGCGTCAGCCGGGAGTGAATCAGATCGAATCGCCGACCACGTTGCCGCGACGGCGAATTCGGGCCCACCGCGGCAATCCGGCATCCGGCCGCAAGCGTCCGATGGTCCGCCGTACTCACCCGGGCCGCGGGGTAGGTCCGCGCGAGCGCTGCCGCCAGCCCCGCCGAGGCGGTACTGATATCGAGAAGGCGAGCGTCGGGTCGCAACTCCAGCGCGGAGATCAGTCCGAGGCTGTACTCGTCGAGCGGCGTCGCCGCGCCGGAGTCGCTGTTGTCGCTCTCGTGCCAGCCGGGAATCATCTGCATATCGTGTGGCCCCGTATCGCGAGTGTTGTCCAGCAGTGGTTTGCCCGATGATTCTGCGCACGGCCCCTAGCGGCTACCTTGCAATGCACTTAAACACGGCAGCGGGGCGGCGTACCGCACCCGAATGTGGTGACGACCGCGACCATTCCCGCGACGGCCAGGACCGCGGTGATCGCGAACGCGGCGTGGAATCCGCGGAGCCCGGTACCGGTCACCAGCACGGTCGAGACCGCGGCGACACCGGCCGCGCCACCGATCTCCCGCATCGTCTCGATCAGACCGGCGGCCAATCCGACTTCCGCCTCGTCGACCCCGGCCAGCGCGCCGATCTGCAACGACGGGACGCACAGCCCGAAGCCGAGCCCGGCGAGCAGGAACGGGGTGAGCAGCCCGGCGAGATATCCGGCACCGGCCGCCACCTGGGTCAGCCACAGCATTCCCACCGCGATGAGCGCCGAGCCGATGATCAGCAACCATCGGACCCGCACCGCTGTGGCGAGGCGTCCCGCGGCCGTCGAGGTCACGAACACGGTCGTAGTGGTCGCCAACCACGCCAGCCCCGTCCGCACGGGCGAGTAGCCGAATTCCTGCTGCATCAACAGTGATCCGAGAAAGATGAACGAGAAGAACGCGCCGAACCCGAACAGCGCCGTGAGGTTCGCGCCGACCAGCGTGCGGTTGCGCACCACCGCCGCGGGCACCAGCGGCGCCGCGGCCCGCGCCTCGATCATCACGAACGCCGCCAGCGCCACGCCCGCCGCGACACCCCATGCGAGCGTGGACACCGCGGTCCAGCCGTGCGTCGCCGCATGGTGCAGCGCGTAGACGAACAGCAGCAGCCCGCTGGTCACCGCGCCCGCCCCGGCGAGGTCGAGCCGCCCCGCGCGGTCGCGGGCGCGGTCGGCGACGAGGCCCGCGGCGACGACGCCGAGCAGCACCAGCCCGATCGGAACGTTGACGAAGAACGCCCAGCGCCAGCCCGGACCACCGGCGATCAGGCCACCGGCGACCACGCCGAACGTCCCGGCCGCCCCGCCGACGGCGCCGAAGACGCCGAGGGCCCGATTGCGTTCCCGCCCTTCCGGAAAGGGTGACGGCGAGCAACGACAACGCACCGGGCGCGACGAGCGCGCCACCCAGACCCTGCAATCCGCGCGCGGCGACAAGCAGCCCGAGGCTCTGTGACAGTCCCGCCAGCAGCGAGGCACCGGTGAACAGGCCCAACCCGGCGAGCAGTATCCGCCGCTGCCCCAGCAGGTCGGTCATCCGCCCGCCGATGAGCAGGAAGCCGCCCAGCAGCAGGCCGTAGGCGACGACGACCCATTGCGCGCCGTCGTTGCCGACATGGAGATCGCGCTGGATCGAGGGCAGCGCCACATTCACGATGGCGATGTCGACCGACACCATGGACTGGGCCGCGCACACCAGCCCCAGCAGGAGTCCGCGCCGGGCTCGGCCGGAGTCCGGAATCGTTGCCCGCGCGGGCTTTTCGATCAAGGTCATGATCCGTGTCCTCTCGTTGCGCGGGGTGATCAGTACTTCGCGATCGGGTCACCGGTGCCGGTGGCGAGCAGCTGCGGGAGACTCTTGGTGATGTAGAAGGTCCAGCCGCGGGAACAGGCTTGGAAGCATTCCGATTCGGATGTCAGGCCGCGGTGGGCGAAGTTCAGCGTCGTACCGGCCGGGGTGGCGGTGATGTCGAAGACGACGTCGGTGCCGGTCCACTCGTCGTGGTCGGCGATGAAGTCGAGATGAGCGTCGACGACGTGCCAGACCATGCGTGCGCCGGGCACGACCTCGGTGATCCGGAAGCGGCAGAAGCGGATTCCGTCACCGGAGCGGGCTGCCTCGCCCGGGTACTTCGAGTCGTCGGTGAAGACGAACTCGTCGTGCAGGGCGGCGGTGGCGCCGATGATGTTCGCGTTCCACCATCCGCGCACGTCGGTGACGGCCGCGAAGACCTCCTCCGGGGTGTGGTCGACGGTGATGGTGGCGGTCAGGGGCTCGGTGTGCGACATCTGTCTCACCTCTCTGTTCGGTGGGTTTTGCCCACCGACGAACGAGGTCGACCGGAATCGACACCGGCGCCCAACTTTTTCGAAGAATTTTTGCGTGCGAGCCTTCGCGCAGGTCAGAGCGCTCGCAACCGGCCGGTGAGGTATCGGCGTTCGGCATCGGTGGGCGCGAGGGCGAGCGCCTGCTCGTAGGCCGCGGCGGCCTCGCGCCGCCGCCCGGCGCGGCGGAGCAGGTCGGCCCGGGTGGCCGGCAGCAGGTAATAACCGTCGAGGCGGCCGGAGCCCGCGATCTCGTCGACCCGGGCCAGACCCGCGGCGACTCCCTCGGCCATCGCGATCGCCACCGCGTGGTTGAGGTCGACCACCGGCGAGGGCGTCAGGCGGGCGAGTTCGGCGTACAGCGTCGCGATCTGCCGCCAGTCGGTCGCCGCGGCGTCGGGTGCGGTGGCGTGGCACGCGGCGATCGCGGCCTGCACCTGGTACGGACCGGGCCGCTGCGCGGCCAGCGCCGTCTCGAGCGTCGCGACGCCCTCGGCGATCAGCGCACTGTCCCAACGGGATCGGTCCTGTTCCTCCAGGGGAACCAGCACACCGTCGACGGTCCGGTGCGCCCGCCGGGCTTCCGAGAGCAGCAGCAGAGCCAGCAACCCGCGCGGCTCGGGCTCGGACGGCAACAGCCGCACCAGCACCCGCGCGAGATGGATGCCCTCGCCCGCCAGCGCCCGCGGCCCGTCCTGCTCGTCGTAGCCCTGATTGAAGATCAGGTACAGCACGGCGAGCACCGCGGACATCCGCTCCGGCAGCACATCCGCCGGCGGCACCCGGTACGGGATCCCGGCCTCGACGATCTTGCGTTTCGCACGCACCAGCCGCTGCGCCATGGTGGTCTCGGTGGTCAGGAACGCCTTCGCGATCTCGGCGGTGGTCAGGCCCGCCAGGGTGCGCAGGGTGAGCGCGACGCGAGCCGGGAGGGCCAGCGCCGGATGGCAGCAGGTGAAGATCAGCCGCAGGCGCTCGTCCGGAATCGCTTCTCCCGCACCGCCTTCCCGCTGCCGCGCCAGCACGGCGAGTTCCCGCAGTTTGGCGCGGCCGGTGGTGTCGCGACGCACACGGTCGGTGGCGCGGTTGCGGGCCGTGGTGGTCAGCCAGGCGCCCGGGCGATCGGGAACGCCGTCGCGCCGCCAGGCGGCCAGGGCCGCGGCGAACGCCTCCTGCGCGCAGTCCTCGGCCAGGTCCCAGTCGCCGGTCGCCCCGATCAGGGTCGCGACGACCTGACCCCACTCCTCGCGATACGCCGCCTCGACCGCGGCGCGCACGGCGTCCGGTGCGGTCATTCCCAGACGGGGCGGACTTCGATGCAACCGTGGCGGGCGTACGGGTGACCCGCCGCGATCGCCAGCGCCTCGTCCAGATTTGCGCAGTCGATGATGTCGATACCGCCGATGAAGTCCTTCGTCTCGGCGAACGGCCCATCGGTCACGAGGGTTTCGCCGTCGCGGACCCGCACCGTCGTCGCGTCCGCCACCGGACGCAGCCGCGCGCCCCCGAGCCGGGTGGCCCGCCGGTCGGTATCCGCATCCCACGCGCGGTGCGCCGGGTCGGCCGCGATTTCCTCGTTGCTCGGCGAGACGGATTCGTCATCACAGATCAGCAGCACGTATTTCATCGCACCACTATGCCCGGCCGCCCGCCACCACGGCCATGATGTCCTCGATTCGCACGATCTCGCCGCGCGCACCCCAGTTACCCTCCGGCACCTCGTTGATGTGCACCCACGCGGTGGCGGCCTGCGTGAAACGCGCCGGGTCGTCGTCGGCGTCCGCGAGCACCTTCGTGACCCGCCGCACGATGTCGGCACGCTTGTCGTCGTTCATCGAACCAGCCGGAACACCCACTCGCACCACATATTTCGGCTTCTCCCCGGCAGGAAGCCGCCGCCCGCCGACGAACCAGGCGTCGATCTCGTTCACCACCAGCCACGAGATCGACCGCGCCGCCTCGGTATCCGGCGCGCCCTCGGCGAGCATCACCTCCGACACCAGGCGACCACCGATCGCCTCCCGGCTCTCCTGGTCCAGCGAACCCTTGGGGACGAACAACTCCACGAACGGCATCAGTAAGTCCTTTCATTGAACCCTACGAGCGGCAACGGTACGCCAGGTGAGTTCAATGAATCAACCCTCTAGACTCGGAGACATGCAACGGACCAGCTTCGCGGAGATGCACTGCTCGATCGGGCAGTCCTTGGAACGGGTCGGCGAATGGTGGACCCTGTTGATCGTGCGAGATCTCCACCTGGGCCTGCACCGATTCGACGACATCGCGGAGAATCTCGGCATCTCGCGCAACCTGCTCACCCGCAGACTGGAGACGCTGGTCGACGACGGCATCGTGGAACGCCGGGCATACCGGGACCGTCCGCCACGGTACGAATATCACCTCACCGCGGCCGGGCGCGACCTCGTGCCGGTGCTGCTGGCGCTGATGGCCTGGGGCGACAAGTGGGTCACGCCGCCGGGCGGGCCGCCGGTGCGTGTGATTCACGACGAGTGCGGCGCGGAGTTCACCCCGCAGGTCTGCTGCTCGGCGTGCCACGAACCGGTGCGGACCGCGAACGTGACAGCGCTGCCCGGGCCCGGCGCCGCCAGTGGGCCGGGGACGCGTGTCCTGGCCCGGCGGGCGGCGGAATCTCGCGACGGCGAGAGCTGACGGCCGGCAGTCGGGCGCCGTGGCGCGGCACGGTCACCCGCGGAGTTCGACGTAGCGTTCACCGGCCGCGGGGGCGAGTTCGGCGTGGATGCTGTCGGTCCTCGGTGTGGGCGGAAGCCGGACCGGCCGCCGCTCACTTCCAGGCGAATACCGGCTGTCCGAAATGTGCTACGCGGGTGTGGCGGCGGTGCAGGACGACCTCGCGGAACTGATGCAGGACGGCCGCGGTCGGAGCGTGCACGAGGGCGCCCCGAAAAGGCCACTGCACAATGGGTTCCGCCACGGCCGGGTCACTGACGAACAGCGGGTCCACATCGATTTCCGCTAGCGTCACGGCGTACACGTGGGCGACCTCGTCGGGATTCGGGCGTATCGACTCGACATCGTCGCCGATCCACACCACGAACGGCGACATCACGTACCCGGACTTGGTGGCGAAATCGTCGAGCCGACCGAGGACCCGATCGGGCGGCACATGGACGCCGAGTTCCTCGGACAGCTCCCGGACAGCGGCGGCGGCCGCCGTCTCCCCACTGTCGATGCGGCCGCCCGGGAAGGCATACTGCCCCGGGTGTGAGCGCAGCGACGTACTGCCCGATCCCACTCCTCACCGGGCCGTTCGTTTCACCCAGTAACCATAAGCCGGTCGAGGAGGCGCAGCTCACCCCGCGCTGTTCCCCCTCCGGACGGGAAGTGTGGCATGCTGGGGGACGGGTACGGGCTGTTGAAGTGATCGCCCGGCTCGCAACAGGAAGTTAAGACAAAGTATGTCGCAAGGCAGTGTGAAGTGGTTTAACGGCGAAAAGGGCTTCGGGTTCATCGCGCAAGACGGTGGCGGTCCCGACGTTTTCGTCCACTACTCCGAGATTTCCGGCTCCGGCTTCAAGTCCCTCGAGGAGGGGCAGCGTGTCGAGTTCGAGATCGGGCAGGGCCAGAAGGGTCCCCAGGCTCAGAGCGTCCGCGCAATCTAGCCGGAATCGGTAGAACCCGCGAAACCCGCGCCACGGCGCGGGTTTCGCTTTTCTCGGCCCGAGATTCCTCAGCATCGGGAGCCGGCCGCCCGCACTTCCGTCAGCGCCTGCCGGGCCAGTTCGCCGAACTCCTCGTCGCAGGCCGGGCCACTCCAGCGCTCGTAGGCGAGGTCCCAGGCCAGCGCGCCCAATTCCGCGGCCACTCGCGCGGTCAGGCGCGCAACGCCGCGCCGCTCGAGCGACTCGATCATCGCAGCGGTGAGCCGCAGCCCCTTCAGCGCCTCGCGTTCCCGCAGTTCCGGGTTGGCGGCGATCACCACGCGCCGCCGGGGCGCCGAAATCCGATGCGGGGCCGGACGCCTTGGCGCACCTCACCGACGCCATCCGCTCCGGCGAACTCACCGTGCCGATCGCCGCGGCCTACCCGCTCGAGCAGATCCGCGAGGCCGTCGCCCGGCAGGCCGGACGGCACGTCCACGGCAAGATCGTGACTACCCTCTGACCTGGGCGTCGCCGCCCGCGGTGTGGTCGGTGTCCGCGGCGCTGAATTCCACGCGGTACGCCGCGCCGCCGGGGGGCACCGAATCGGTCTCGACCGGCCGGTCGAGGTGACTGAACAGGTTCTGCGACCTGTCGTCCGTGCTACTCACTCTTGCACCCACTTCTCACTTGCCGCGACGAATTCCCTTGTCTCGCGGGTATTTCGATGCCGCACCGAGGTAGGGAGATCCTGTTCGGACGGCGGAGAGTCGCGATTCGGCCAGAAGCGCTTACGGTGATGCTACCCGCTTACCCTCCGCACGGCAGGATCCGGGACGCGCCGAATCGTTCCGGGCGATTCCCGCGGCGGCTGTGCTCTGCCGCCGACGCTGTTCGTCGGGCAGGTATCGGTCACATTCGAGCGTGGAGGACAGGCAATCGCCGCTTACCGGCGCGCAACCGTCTTCCGGCTGCTATCGGTCGCGGTCGGGCGTGGTGGTCTGATCGGATGCCGCGAGGTGTCGCTGAGCTCGGGCGAGTTGGTCTTCGAGGCTGATGATCCGGCACGCGGCCTCGAGCGGCGTGCCCTGGTCGATGAGTTCCCGGGCGCGGGCGGCGATGCGCAATTGGGCGCGGGAGTAGCGGCGGTGCCCGCCGGGTGAGCGTTGCGGGGTGATCAGTTTCGCTTCGTCGAGACTGCGCAGGAACGCTTGGGTGGTGCCGAGCATGTCCGCGGCACGGCCCATGGTGTAGGCGGGGTAATCGTCGTCGTCGAACTTGTCGCTGGTGGGATCAGAAATCGCGCGGTCTCCGTACGTCGGAGTGCCCCGGCGCCTGGGGCGCCGGGGCACTGAAAGGGGGAATTGGTTTGAACTTCCGACATGTATCCGAAACGCCGGGAACCACCCGAACCACACATCCTCGCGGATGACCCGGCAATAACAGCTCCCTTCTGCTCACGGCGTTTCTTCGAATTCCTTGCATTTCACCTTGCGGGTCCGGCGGGCGACGAGACCGTCGATCCTGCTGGTCTCCGAGCCGCCCGCCGTCCTCTCAATCTCACGGGTAGTTCGTCACCTCCCGTGCCATCGGAGACTTCCTTCTTCGTTCGCACCACAGAAGTTACACCCTCGAATCCGGGATGTCTACAGTCACCACTACAGATTTTTCCCCGTGTTCGCATTCGGCTTGCAGGGTCGCCAGCTGGTCGCGCATGGTCGTGGCGAGGCGGGCGATCGTGGGACGGTCGAAGAGCTGATCCGGGTAGATCAGCGTGCCGGTGAGGGAGCCCGGTCCGGCGGTCGCGGGGCGTTCGGTCAGTTCCAGGAGGATGTCGAATTCGGTCGACGGCGCCGGGAGGGGGTACGGGTGCGCGTCGGGGAAAGGTTGCGGGTCGGGCGATTCGACGCGATAGGTGATGGCTACCTGCACCAGCGGGTGGCGATGCGGGGCTCGGCGGGGGTTCACCTGCTCGACCATGCGGTCGAACGGGTAGTCGCGATTGTCGACCGCCGCGAGCAGGTCGTCGCGGACCGCGCGCACGAGTGCGCGGCCGCCCGCGTCGGTGTCGACGCGCACGATCACGAGATCGATCAGGCAGCCGACCATGGTGTCCAGTTCCGCGCTGTCGCGCCCGCTCACCGCCACGCCGATCGGCACGTCGCGGCCCGCACCCGAGGAGCTGAGCGCGGCGGCGAGCACGGCGTGCACCACCGTGTAAGGCGTCGCCGCGCAAGCGCGTGCGACTCGTGCCACCGCCGCCGCGTCGAGGTCGACGGGCACCGTGGCCGCGGCGCGGCTGGTCAGCTCCGCGCGTGGCCGGGCGAACGGCAGCGGCAGTTCCTCGGGCAGATCCGACAGTTTGGTGCGCCAATACCGGGCCTGGGCGTGGCGTACCGACCCGGGATCCGCCTCGTCACCCAGCCGCGCCCGCAGAGCCAGCACGTGATCCGCGTATTGCGCGGCGGCACCGGGCCATTCGGGTGCGTGGCCCCGCAGGCGCGCGGCATAGGCCGTGGCCAGGTCGCGGCGCAGGACGGCGAGGGATTCACCGTCGACGGCCGCGTGATGCATCATCGCGAACAGCACATGCCGGTCCGGTGCGAGCCGGAACAGCTTGCCGCGCAACGGGAGCTGGGTCTGCAGGTCGAAGCCG from Nocardia wallacei carries:
- a CDS encoding YciI family protein, coding for MKYVLLICDDESVSPSNEEIAADPAHRAWDADTDRRATRLGGARLRPVADATTVRVRDGETLVTDGPFAETKDFIGGIDIIDCANLDEALAIAAGHPYARHGCIEVRPVWE
- a CDS encoding SRPBCC family protein, giving the protein MSHTEPLTATITVDHTPEEVFAAVTDVRGWWNANIIGATAALHDEFVFTDDSKYPGEAARSGDGIRFCRFRITEVVPGARMVWHVVDAHLDFIADHDEWTGTDVVFDITATPAGTTLNFAHRGLTSESECFQACSRGWTFYITKSLPQLLATGTGDPIAKY
- a CDS encoding winged helix-turn-helix transcriptional regulator — protein: MQRTSFAEMHCSIGQSLERVGEWWTLLIVRDLHLGLHRFDDIAENLGISRNLLTRRLETLVDDGIVERRAYRDRPPRYEYHLTAAGRDLVPVLLALMAWGDKWVTPPGGPPVRVIHDECGAEFTPQVCCSACHEPVRTANVTALPGPGAASGPGTRVLARRAAESRDGES
- a CDS encoding tautomerase family protein, giving the protein MPFVELFVPKGSLDQESREAIGGRLVSEVMLAEGAPDTEAARSISWLVVNEIDAWFVGGRRLPAGEKPKYVVRVGVPAGSMNDDKRADIVRRVTKVLADADDDPARFTQAATAWVHINEVPEGNWGARGEIVRIEDIMAVVAGGRA
- a CDS encoding MFS transporter — protein: MARSSRPVRCRCSPSPFPEGRERNRALGVFGAVGGAAGTFGVVAGGLIAGGPGWRWAFFVNVPIGLVLLGVVAAGLVADRARDRAGRLDLAGAGAVTSGLLLFVYALHHAATHGWTAVSTLAWGVAAGVALAAFVMIEARAAAPLVPAAVVRNRTLVGANLTALFGFGAFFSFIFLGSLLMQQEFGYSPVRTGLAWLATTTTVFVTSTAAGRLATAVRVRWLLIIGSALIAVGMLWLTQVAAGAGYLAGLLTPFLLAGLGFGLCVPSLQIGALAGVDEAEVGLAAGLIETMREIGGAAGVAAVSTVLVTGTGLRGFHAAFAITAVLAVAGMVAVVTTFGCGTPPRCRV
- a CDS encoding RNA polymerase sigma factor, which gives rise to MTAPDAVRAAVEAAYREEWGQVVATLIGATGDWDLAEDCAQEAFAAALAAWRRDGVPDRPGAWLTTTARNRATDRVRRDTTGRAKLRELAVLARQREGGAGEAIPDERLRLIFTCCHPALALPARVALTLRTLAGLTTAEIAKAFLTTETTMAQRLVRAKRKIVEAGIPYRVPPADVLPERMSAVLAVLYLIFNQGYDEQDGPRALAGEGIHLARVLVRLLPSEPEPRGLLALLLLSEARRAHRTVDGVLVPLEEQDRSRWDSALIAEGVATLETALAAQRPGPYQVQAAIAACHATAPDAAATDWRQIATLYAELARLTPSPVVDLNHAVAIAMAEGVAAGLARVDEIAGSGRLDGYYLLPATRADLLRRAGRRREAAAAYEQALALAPTDAERRYLTGRLRAL
- a CDS encoding cold-shock protein, translating into MSQGSVKWFNGEKGFGFIAQDGGGPDVFVHYSEISGSGFKSLEEGQRVEFEIGQGQKGPQAQSVRAI
- a CDS encoding MerR family transcriptional regulator, with amino-acid sequence MGRAADMLGTTQAFLRSLDEAKLITPQRSPGGHRRYSRAQLRIAARARELIDQGTPLEAACRIISLEDQLARAQRHLAASDQTTTPDRDR